Proteins encoded within one genomic window of Aquarana catesbeiana isolate 2022-GZ linkage group LG03, ASM4218655v1, whole genome shotgun sequence:
- the FOXB1 gene encoding forkhead box protein B1: MPRPGRNTYSDQKPPYSYISLTAMAIQSSQEKMLPLSEIYKFIMDRFPYYRENTQRWQNSLRHNLSFNDCFIKIPRRPDQPGKGSFWALHPSCGDMFENGSFLRRRKRFKVMKSDHLAPTKPSDAAQYLQQQAKLRLSALAASGTHLPQMSTYNLGVSQTSSFKHPFAIENIIAREYKMPGGLAFSTMQPMSAAYPLHNQLTTVGSSIGTGWPHMYSSSMIDTTTPISMGNSDYSVSAYGVPIKPLCHGGQTLPAIPVPIKPTPAAVPGLPALPTHIPAILSNSSPSLSPTSPQTATSQSSPATPSETLTNPSIALLSVAVH; encoded by the coding sequence ATGCCTCGACCAGGGAGAAATACATACAGTGACCAGAAGCCCCCTTACTCATATATCTCGCTTACAGCTATGGCAATTCAGAGCTCTCAAGAAAAGATGCTACCCCTCAGTGAGATCTACAAATTCATCATGGATAGATTTCCTTATTACAGAGAGAATACCCAAAGATGGCAGAACTCTCTGAGACATAACTTATCTTTCAATGACTGTTTTATCAAGATACCAAGGAGACCTGATCAGCCTGGTAAAGGCAGTTTCTGGGCACTTCATCCCAGCTGTGGTGATATGTTTGAAAATGGTAGTTTCCTGAGACGTAGAAAGAGGTTCAAAGTGATGAAATCGGACCACCTGGCCCCTACTAAACCATCAGATGCAGCACAGTACCTCCAACAGCAAGCAAAGCTTAGACTAAGTGCTCTGGCTGCCTCAGGTACCCACTTGCCACAGATGTCAACTTACAACCTTGGAGTCTCTCAAACATCTAGTTTCAAACATCCTTTTGCCATTGAAAATATCATTGCAAGAGAGTACAAAATGCCAGGTGGACTTGCATTTTCTACAATGCAGCCAATGTCAGCTGCATATCCGCTTCATAACCAATTGACTACAGTTGGCAGTTCCATTGGCACAGGTTGGCCTCACATGTACAGCTCCAGTATGATAGACACTACCACCCCTATATCAATGGGCAACAGTGATTATAGTGTGAGTGCATATGGGGTGCCAATCAAGCCACTTTGCCATGGAGGACAAACTTTACCTGCTATCCCAGTACCTATAAAGCCCACTCCTGCAGCTGTGCCAGGGCTTCCAGCACTCCCAACTCATATCCCAGCTATTCTGTCGAACTCTTCTCCATCCCTGAGTCCTACATCTCCTCAAACAGCAACCAGCCAAAGCAGCCCAGCCACCCCTAGTGAAACTCTTACTAACCCTTCTATCGCTCTGCTTTCTGTGGCTGTACACTGA